The following proteins are co-located in the Phaeodactylum tricornutum CCAP 1055/1 chromosome 2, whole genome shotgun sequence genome:
- a CDS encoding predicted protein, which produces MSQAQSALLLVIVGRNEPLYEANLLASANNPTAAQLQQSETMTRQNYFVTHSALDLVEKAAFTTHSMYLRVVDKVNQQQVSAFLTAGHTKFMLLHGGHRHRHNEDTIRGFFQDLYELYVKVPLNPLRPYDSPIRSDNFNRRVRALANRYFA; this is translated from the exons ATGTCACAAGCACAAAGTGCGTTGTTGCTGGTAATTGTGGGTCGCAATGAACCACTATACGAAGCCAATCTTCTCGCCTCCGCCAACAATCCGACGGCGGCGCAGCTGCAGCAATCCGAAACCATGACTCGACAGAACTATTTCGTCACACACTCTGCCTTGGATCTCGTGGAAAAGGCTGCTTTTACCACCCACAGTATGTACTTACGAGTTGTTGATAAA GTCAATCAGCAGCAAGTATCGGCCTTCTTAACGGCCGGTCACACAAAATTCATGTTATTGCACGGAGGTCATCGTCACCGCCACAACGAAGATACCATACGGGGATTTTTTCAAGACCTTTACGAACTCTACGTTAAGGTAC CCCTGAATCCACTGCGACCCTATGATTCTCCCATTCGTAGCGACAACTTTAACCGGAGAGTGCGGGCCTTGGCAAATCGGTATTTTGCGTAA
- a CDS encoding predicted protein, whose amino-acid sequence MSVHQGISVCHVRVAVPGLAWGAVSQEATVWHPSVEKRRIASVERRDFYLETMIPSSSSSSSSSAGQAYVLYVDQYQHPAPLSDCFVAATTTSTVPINTASVSTDGSSLSSRQQSVWALSTSIPRFPKTTTTRTVDSAYCGQCLKFYDASTAVTTLGNKCPQNVTCQQCPLCLAAVTPTVKMTLSDSRVYYYHCNVCQWHSQHSCSVSTDSLSTTASTSTTARDLATLAVALERARDHNDNQNDPRGSYAADVQAHFASCVQAWSTMDSLKRGRQLSASTPTTIATPPSIVPLTMQDTDITTDTLLPCSVSDGALSTIAWQMQPCVVRRRQHDRNVALSSKLLPLPTTLRFRWSLRSVPELEESRPGILVKPKLNPLEGDSSLRTGHTQWWKKDASALHSSVTGCRDRPNSPFWCGSPILP is encoded by the exons ATGTCCGTTCATCAAGGTATCTCTGTCTGTCATGTACGGGTTGCCGTTCCCGGATTGGCTTGGGGGGCAGTTTCCCAAGAGGCTACCGTATGGCATCCGTCCGTCGAAAAG CGTCGCATCGCGTCGGTGGAGCGTAGAGACTTCTATTTGGAAACGATGATcccatcgtcgtcgtcatcgagcTCCAGCAGCGCTGGGCAGGCCTACGTTTTGTACGTGGATCAATACCAACACCCTGCGCCTCTGTCGGATTGCTTCGTGGCAGCTACGACGACATCGACCGTACCTATCAACACAGCGAGCGTCTCCACAGACGGatcgtcgctgtcgtcacGACAACAATCCGTCTGGGCGCTATCCACGTCTATTCCCCGCTTTCCCAAAACAACCACGACGCGGACGGTGGATTCGGCCTATTGTGGACAGTGTTTGAAGTTCTACGACGCCAGTACAGCGGTAACTACGCTCGGCAACAAGTGTCCACAAAACGTGACCTGTCAGCAATGTCCTCTTTGCTTGGCCGCCGTCACCCCAACAGTCAAAATGACACTCAGCGACAGCAGAGTGTATTACTACCACTGCAACGTGTGTCAGTGGCATTCGCAACACTCCTGCTCCGTTTCAACAGACTCTCTGTCGACGACAGCGTCAACGTCAACCACCGCACGTGACTTGGCTACTCTAGCCGTAGCTTTGGAACGGGCCCGAGACCACAATGACAACCAAAACGACCCACGTGGCAGCTACGCCGCCGACGTGCAAGCGCATTTCGCGTCCTGTGTTCAAGCGTGGTCTACCATGGATTCTTTAAAGCGAGGACGTCAGCTGTCGGCTAGCACCCCTACAACAATAGCAACTCCGCCGAGTATTGTACCCTTGACAATGCAGGATACCGACATCACTACGGACACCCTCTTGCCTTGTAGCGTCAGCGACGGTGCATTGTCCACCATCGCCTGGCAAATGCAACCCTGCGTCGTCCGGCGTCGCCAACACGATCGGAACGTTGCACTCTCGTCAAAACTCTTGCCGCTGCCCACGACGTTACGATTTCGCTGGAGCCTCCGCTCGGTGCcggaattggaagaatcgCGACCTGGCATTTTGGTCAAACCCAAGCTCAATCCACTCGAGGGCGATTCCAGTCTCCGGACAGGTCACACGCAATGGTGGAAGAAAGACGCCAGCGCACTGCAC TCGTCGGTCACGGGATGTCGAGACCGTCCGAACTCGCCGTTTTGGTGCGGATCACCAATCCTACCTTGA